One genomic segment of Actinoplanes ianthinogenes includes these proteins:
- a CDS encoding YciI family protein yields the protein MKYMMFVCTDTEPETELEAPDIEKWVAENDASGRRVLGNQLASPSAATTVRVRGGKLLLTDGPFAETKEVIVGFDILECADLDEAIEVARAHPMAWGGRVELRPYHGE from the coding sequence ATGAAGTACATGATGTTCGTCTGCACCGACACCGAGCCGGAGACCGAGCTGGAGGCCCCGGACATCGAGAAGTGGGTGGCCGAGAACGACGCCAGCGGGCGGCGGGTGCTGGGCAACCAGCTCGCCTCGCCGTCGGCGGCCACCACGGTCCGGGTCCGCGGCGGCAAGCTGCTGCTCACCGACGGCCCGTTCGCCGAGACCAAGGAGGTGATCGTGGGCTTCGACATCCTGGAGTGCGCCGACCTGGACGAGGCGATCGAGGTGGCCCGCGCCCACCCGATGGCCTGGGGCGGACGGGTGGAGCTGCGGCCGTACCACGGTGAATGA
- a CDS encoding DUF4142 domain-containing protein, with translation MHAARLVAVLGLAAAMIAPATAASAMAPPARRLDPDAAFLRTAHQGNLAQIRLGRIAAHKAADPRIRELGARFAADSVHLDAAVRDVAAALHVELDTAPNSTVQQGIALYQATSRTDFDEVFLTSQATLHAQAARLIRTELADGDEAEVQQIARGALPIIKRHRAALRRAGRD, from the coding sequence ATGCACGCTGCACGCCTTGTGGCAGTCCTCGGCCTGGCCGCCGCGATGATCGCGCCCGCCACCGCGGCTTCGGCGATGGCGCCGCCGGCCCGCCGCCTCGACCCGGACGCCGCTTTCCTGCGCACCGCCCACCAGGGCAACCTCGCCCAGATCCGGCTCGGCCGGATCGCCGCGCACAAGGCCGCCGACCCGCGGATCCGGGAGTTGGGCGCCCGGTTCGCCGCCGACAGCGTCCACCTCGACGCGGCGGTCCGCGACGTCGCCGCCGCCCTGCACGTCGAACTGGACACGGCGCCGAACAGCACCGTCCAGCAGGGCATCGCGCTCTACCAGGCGACCTCCCGCACCGATTTCGACGAGGTCTTCCTGACCAGCCAGGCGACCCTGCACGCACAGGCCGCGCGCCTGATCCGCACCGAACTGGCCGACGGCGACGAGGCCGAGGTGCAGCAGATCGCCCGGGGCGCACTGCCGATCATCAAGCGTCACCGCGCCGCCCTGAGGCGGGCCGGCCGGGATTGA
- a CDS encoding RNA polymerase sigma factor — protein sequence MNEVFFRESFSRIVATLIRLTGDWTLAEDCAMDAIESALRRWPRDGEPDNPGGWLMITARNRAIDQLRRAAMAERKLRDLAFLQENDAPAPEEDDRLRLIFTCCHPALAMESRVALTLRTVAGLPTTEVARLFLVGEAAMAKRLTRAKSKIAEARIPYRVPSGAALTERLPSVLAVLYLLFTHGYDGEPELEREAIRLARLLAALMPAEPEVSALLALCLLQHSRRAARQDAAGDLVTLERQDRSRWDHIAIAEAVGLLAAHPVTGPYAIQAHIAACHATAPDFAATDWSALAAWYDQLARVHPSPVIEVNRAVAHGYAYGPAAGLELLAPIRDAVADYAPALAAEADLTARAGDRAAAAELFRRAAAAATSDAERRALLKRTG from the coding sequence GTGAATGAGGTCTTCTTCAGGGAGTCGTTCAGCCGGATCGTCGCCACGCTGATCCGGCTGACCGGCGACTGGACCCTGGCCGAGGACTGCGCCATGGACGCCATCGAGTCGGCCCTGCGGCGCTGGCCCCGCGACGGGGAACCCGACAATCCGGGCGGCTGGCTGATGATCACCGCCCGGAACCGGGCGATCGACCAGCTGCGGAGGGCGGCCATGGCCGAGCGGAAACTGCGTGACCTGGCGTTTCTCCAGGAGAACGACGCGCCGGCGCCGGAGGAGGACGACCGGCTGCGGCTGATCTTCACCTGCTGCCACCCGGCGCTCGCCATGGAGTCCCGGGTGGCGCTCACCCTGCGCACCGTCGCCGGCCTGCCGACCACCGAGGTGGCCCGGCTCTTCCTGGTCGGCGAGGCGGCCATGGCCAAGCGGCTGACCCGGGCCAAATCCAAGATCGCGGAGGCCCGGATCCCGTACCGGGTGCCGTCCGGCGCGGCCCTGACCGAGCGGCTGCCCAGCGTGCTCGCGGTGCTCTACCTGCTCTTCACGCACGGCTACGACGGCGAGCCGGAGCTGGAACGGGAGGCGATCCGGCTGGCCCGGCTGCTCGCCGCGCTGATGCCGGCCGAGCCGGAGGTGTCCGCCCTGCTGGCCCTCTGCCTGTTGCAGCACTCCCGGCGGGCGGCCCGCCAGGACGCGGCCGGTGACCTGGTCACCCTGGAGCGGCAGGACCGGTCGCGGTGGGACCACATCGCGATCGCCGAGGCGGTCGGCCTGCTCGCCGCCCATCCGGTGACCGGCCCGTACGCCATCCAGGCGCACATCGCCGCCTGCCATGCGACCGCACCGGACTTCGCCGCCACCGACTGGTCCGCCCTGGCCGCCTGGTACGACCAGCTCGCCCGGGTGCACCCGTCCCCGGTGATCGAGGTGAACCGGGCGGTGGCGCACGGCTACGCGTACGGCCCGGCGGCCGGCCTGGAACTGCTCGCGCCGATCCGGGACGCGGTCGCCGACTACGCACCGGCGCTGGCGGCCGAGGCCGATCTCACCGCCCGTGCCGGTGACCGCGCGGCCGCCGCCGAGCTGTTCCGCCGGGCGGCCGCGGCGGCGACCTCGGACGCGGAACGGCGTGCGTTGCTGAAGCGAACCGGTTGA
- the ahcY gene encoding adenosylhomocysteinase translates to MSDKLRSVNGLDFAIADITLAEAGRHQLRLAEHEMPGLMSLRAEFGESKPLAGARIAGSLHMTVQTAVLIETLVALGAEVRWVSCNIFSTQDEAAAAVAVGPTGTVDAPAGVPVFAWKGETLEEYWWATTQLFDFGNGRGPNMILDDGGDATLLVHKGVEFEAAGAVPQATEADSHEYSIILDTLRTSLAEDPQRFTRIAAEIRGVTEETTTGVARLYKLAKEGTLLFPAINVNDAVTKSKFDNKYGIRHSLVDGLNRATDVMLGGKLAVVCGYGDVGKGSAETLRGQGARVVVTEVDPICALQAAMDGMQVVRLEDVVGEADIFVTTTGGTDIIRVEHLQAMKHNAIVGNVGHFDDEIDMAGLAKVPGVEKVEIKPQVHEWRFPDGHSVIILSEGRLMNLGNATGHPSFVMSNSFTNQVMAQIELWTKPGEYAKQVYVLPKHLDEKVARLHLDALGVRLTTLTKKQAEYLGVDVEGPYKPEHYRY, encoded by the coding sequence ATGAGCGACAAACTTCGATCCGTCAACGGTCTTGACTTCGCGATCGCCGACATCACCCTGGCCGAGGCCGGCCGCCACCAGCTCCGCCTCGCCGAGCACGAGATGCCGGGCCTGATGTCGCTGCGCGCCGAGTTCGGCGAGTCGAAGCCCCTCGCGGGCGCCCGGATCGCCGGTTCGCTGCACATGACCGTGCAGACCGCGGTCCTGATCGAGACGCTGGTCGCGCTCGGCGCCGAGGTGCGCTGGGTGTCCTGCAACATCTTCTCCACCCAGGACGAGGCGGCCGCCGCGGTCGCGGTCGGCCCGACCGGCACCGTCGACGCCCCGGCCGGCGTCCCGGTCTTCGCCTGGAAGGGCGAGACCCTCGAGGAGTACTGGTGGGCCACCACCCAGCTCTTCGACTTCGGCAACGGCCGGGGTCCGAACATGATCCTGGACGACGGCGGCGACGCCACCCTGCTGGTGCACAAGGGTGTCGAGTTCGAGGCGGCCGGCGCGGTCCCGCAGGCCACCGAGGCCGACTCGCACGAGTACTCGATCATCCTGGACACCCTGCGGACCAGCCTCGCCGAGGACCCGCAGCGGTTCACCCGGATCGCCGCCGAGATCCGCGGCGTGACCGAGGAGACCACCACCGGTGTGGCCCGGCTCTACAAGCTGGCCAAGGAGGGCACCCTGCTCTTCCCGGCGATCAACGTCAACGACGCGGTCACCAAGAGCAAGTTCGACAACAAGTACGGCATCCGCCACTCCCTGGTCGACGGGCTGAACCGGGCCACCGACGTGATGCTCGGCGGCAAGCTGGCCGTGGTCTGCGGCTACGGCGACGTCGGCAAGGGCTCCGCGGAGACCCTGCGCGGCCAGGGCGCCCGCGTCGTGGTGACCGAGGTCGACCCGATCTGCGCGCTGCAGGCGGCGATGGACGGCATGCAGGTGGTTCGCCTGGAGGACGTGGTCGGCGAGGCGGACATCTTCGTCACCACCACCGGCGGCACCGACATCATCCGGGTCGAGCACCTGCAGGCGATGAAGCACAACGCGATCGTCGGCAACGTCGGCCACTTCGACGACGAGATCGACATGGCCGGCCTGGCCAAGGTCCCCGGCGTCGAGAAGGTGGAGATCAAGCCGCAGGTGCACGAGTGGCGCTTCCCGGACGGGCACTCGGTGATCATCCTGTCCGAGGGCCGGCTGATGAACCTGGGCAACGCCACCGGCCACCCCAGTTTCGTCATGTCGAACTCGTTCACCAACCAGGTGATGGCCCAGATCGAGCTCTGGACCAAGCCGGGCGAGTACGCCAAGCAGGTCTACGTCCTGCCCAAGCACCTGGACGAGAAGGTGGCGCGCCTGCACCTGGACGCGCTCGGCGTCCGGCTCACCACGCTGACCAAGAAGCAGGCGGAGTACCTGGGCGTGGACGTCGAGGGCCCGTACAAGCCGGAGCACTACCGCTACTGA
- a CDS encoding LacI family DNA-binding transcriptional regulator, with amino-acid sequence MKPPHRIQEIAARAGLSPATVDRVLHQRGGVRESTARRVHQAVAELDREFEQIRVLTVDLVLPRGSGADVPAALDLDLPIQLRTHLADDPVAALHQVARSRSDGVIVLAPPLPEVADAVGRLDVPVVTLNVDLPAGKRIAHVGVDDFEAGATAAYLVEQWLHDRAGDVLVAGGAAAERRTAGFRSVLGPARRLHEVSGPEQARATLAGTPTVRAAYVPAAGGCAEVVAAFAAEQRNYDVVVAHGLDPDTLALLRAQQISAVLHQDLRADLRHACRAILRAHGVLPGPIRSHPAAVQIFTPFNVPVS; translated from the coding sequence GTGAAGCCCCCGCACCGGATCCAGGAGATCGCCGCGCGGGCCGGTCTCAGCCCGGCCACCGTGGACCGAGTGCTGCACCAGCGGGGCGGTGTCCGGGAGAGCACCGCCCGCCGGGTCCATCAGGCGGTCGCCGAGCTGGATCGGGAGTTCGAGCAGATCCGCGTCCTGACCGTCGACCTGGTGCTGCCCCGCGGCTCCGGCGCGGACGTGCCCGCGGCCCTGGATCTGGACCTGCCGATCCAGCTCCGCACGCATCTCGCCGACGACCCGGTCGCCGCGCTCCACCAGGTCGCCCGGTCCCGCTCGGACGGCGTGATCGTGCTGGCGCCACCGCTGCCCGAGGTGGCCGACGCGGTGGGCCGGCTGGACGTGCCGGTGGTGACGCTGAACGTGGATCTGCCGGCGGGCAAGCGGATCGCGCACGTCGGGGTGGACGACTTCGAGGCCGGGGCGACCGCGGCGTACCTGGTCGAGCAGTGGCTGCACGACCGGGCCGGCGACGTGCTGGTGGCCGGCGGGGCGGCGGCGGAGCGACGGACGGCCGGGTTCCGGTCGGTGCTCGGCCCGGCCCGGCGGCTGCACGAGGTGAGCGGGCCGGAGCAGGCGCGGGCCACGCTGGCCGGCACCCCGACGGTGCGGGCCGCGTACGTGCCGGCCGCGGGCGGCTGCGCCGAGGTGGTCGCGGCGTTCGCGGCCGAGCAGCGCAACTACGACGTGGTCGTGGCGCACGGGCTGGATCCGGACACCCTGGCGCTGCTGCGCGCCCAGCAGATCTCCGCGGTGCTGCACCAGGATCTGCGCGCCGACCTGCGGCACGCGTGCCGGGCGATTCTGCGGGCACACGGGGTGTTGCCCGGGCCGATCCGCTCGCACCCGGCCGCCGTGCAGATTTTCACCCCGTTCAACGTCCCGGTGTCCTGA
- a CDS encoding Na+/H+ antiporter: MSLEETLLFGLGAVAVIVLVHWITGKTGLPAAVLLTVFGIAYAYLPGPNVELEPELILTFILPPLLYNAALDSSLLDIRRNMRTVISLSVALVIATALLVGYGFSFWVTGVSLAAGVALGAAVAPPDPVAALAVGRKAGLPTNLITLIQGEGLLNDATALTILLVASDVATGHEDFSVKATVGEFVVAAAGGVLVGWGVAWIVRFLRVLRADPLTANAISLVTPFAAYLAGEHLHVSGVLAVVVAGLIIGHDTPRYASGASRLQTSAVWRLIDFLLEGVVFLLIGQQMKTVVQELKHYETSTIVIALAVTLGVVLILRPLWLVLTQLLPRSLHTRLGGEDDSGTVKERSLSGKESIALSWAGTRGVITLAAVYSLPDFENRDLLAFCAFSVVLVTLVGQGLTFAPLVRRLGLRANETDKARLRNEARSAAVRAALNRLDDIQSEHHDNVEDEAMETMRKQLQVRLDRYRHRLDVLEQADSPEVPPSPQYEAALSVRQAVIDAEREELLRWRDAGRLDDENLRVLNRELDHEELVLPKRSKTH, translated from the coding sequence ATGAGCCTCGAGGAGACCCTTCTTTTCGGTCTGGGCGCCGTCGCGGTCATCGTGCTGGTGCACTGGATCACCGGGAAGACCGGCCTGCCCGCCGCTGTCCTGCTGACCGTTTTCGGAATCGCCTACGCCTACCTGCCCGGTCCGAACGTCGAACTCGAACCGGAACTCATTCTCACATTCATCCTTCCGCCACTGCTCTACAACGCGGCGCTGGACTCGTCACTGCTCGACATCCGGCGCAACATGCGTACCGTGATCAGCCTGTCGGTGGCCCTGGTGATCGCCACCGCGCTGCTGGTCGGTTACGGGTTCTCCTTCTGGGTCACCGGCGTCAGCCTGGCCGCGGGCGTCGCCCTGGGCGCGGCGGTGGCCCCGCCCGATCCGGTCGCCGCGCTCGCCGTCGGCCGCAAGGCCGGCCTGCCCACCAACCTGATCACCCTGATCCAGGGCGAGGGCCTGCTCAACGACGCGACCGCGCTGACCATCCTGCTGGTCGCCAGCGACGTGGCCACCGGGCACGAGGACTTCTCGGTCAAGGCGACGGTCGGCGAGTTCGTCGTGGCCGCGGCCGGTGGCGTGCTGGTCGGCTGGGGGGTCGCCTGGATCGTGCGGTTCCTCCGGGTGCTGCGCGCCGACCCGCTGACCGCCAACGCGATCTCGCTGGTCACCCCGTTCGCGGCATACCTGGCCGGTGAGCACCTGCACGTCTCCGGGGTGCTCGCGGTGGTGGTGGCCGGCCTGATCATCGGTCACGACACCCCGCGGTACGCGTCCGGCGCCAGCCGGCTGCAGACCAGCGCGGTCTGGCGGCTGATCGACTTCCTGCTGGAGGGCGTGGTCTTCCTGCTGATCGGCCAGCAGATGAAGACCGTGGTGCAGGAGCTGAAGCACTACGAGACCAGCACGATCGTCATCGCGCTGGCGGTCACGCTCGGCGTCGTGCTGATCCTGCGCCCGCTGTGGCTGGTGCTCACCCAGCTGCTGCCCCGCTCGCTGCACACCCGGCTGGGCGGCGAGGACGACTCCGGCACGGTCAAGGAGAGGTCGCTCAGCGGCAAGGAGTCCATCGCGCTGAGCTGGGCCGGCACCCGCGGCGTGATCACGCTCGCCGCGGTCTACAGCCTCCCGGACTTCGAGAACCGCGACCTGCTGGCCTTCTGCGCCTTCTCGGTGGTGCTGGTCACCCTGGTCGGCCAAGGCCTCACCTTCGCGCCGCTGGTCCGCCGGCTCGGCCTGCGCGCCAACGAGACCGACAAGGCCCGGCTGCGCAACGAGGCCCGCTCGGCCGCGGTCCGCGCCGCGCTGAACCGCCTCGACGACATCCAGAGCGAGCACCACGACAACGTCGAGGACGAGGCGATGGAGACCATGCGCAAGCAGCTCCAGGTCCGCCTCGACCGCTACCGGCACCGGCTCGACGTGCTGGAGCAGGCCGACTCGCCGGAGGTGCCCCCGTCACCGCAGTACGAGGCGGCCCTGTCCGTCCGGCAGGCCGTGATCGACGCGGAACGGGAGGAGCTGCTGCGCTGGCGCGACGCCGGCCGCCTGGACGACGAGAACCTGCGAGTCCTCAACCGCGAGCTGGACCACGAGGAACTGGTGCTGCCCAAACGGAGCAAGACCCACTGA
- a CDS encoding methyl-accepting chemotaxis protein — MAGNGGLGQWCRDRKVSTKVLAVAGVAIAGTVVTGVLAVTGISDMATTRNAEIGQMLPYVTDLNDAALLLKGAANDERGYLITGDPKFSKEALGRQEKVKTSLDAARALAGPETAKVDAIEAASDKWFVAVKDEFTLYETKPRAAVELALGANRDLRKSYEALLSEEISAANQALLAGRGFDHAADRTRTLVIAALAAALLLGVGCALFVARLIIVPLRKVSGVLDQVAEGDLSGDPDVHQRDELGHMADSLRAATTSLRQTVTDLAAHSESLASEAGALAATSKQSTVSAEQGAQQAATVADSAATMSLNIQTVAAGSEEMGASIREISESATQAVHVANRAVDVTRNTSAVMAKLGESSAEIGDVIKTITAIAEQTNLLALNATIESARAGEMGKGFAVVASEVKELSQETARATEDIGQRVAAIQADTAGAMTAIQEISEIIRQINDFQTTIASAVEEQTVTTQEMSRNVTEAAEAGSRVAGTITGVAASVQLTTVGVAEADRAATHLAGMSSDLRQIVDRFRL; from the coding sequence ATGGCCGGAAACGGTGGGCTCGGGCAGTGGTGCCGGGACCGTAAGGTCTCGACCAAGGTGCTTGCGGTCGCCGGCGTGGCGATCGCCGGGACAGTGGTGACCGGTGTGCTCGCCGTGACCGGGATCAGCGACATGGCGACCACGCGGAACGCTGAGATCGGGCAGATGCTGCCGTACGTCACGGATCTCAACGACGCCGCGCTGTTGCTCAAGGGCGCCGCCAACGACGAGCGGGGCTACCTGATCACCGGCGACCCGAAATTCTCCAAGGAGGCCCTCGGGCGGCAGGAGAAGGTGAAAACGTCGCTGGACGCGGCCCGTGCGCTGGCCGGCCCGGAGACCGCGAAGGTCGACGCGATCGAGGCGGCCAGCGACAAGTGGTTCGTGGCGGTCAAGGACGAGTTCACCCTCTACGAGACCAAGCCCAGGGCGGCCGTCGAACTCGCCCTCGGGGCGAACCGGGACCTGCGCAAGAGCTACGAGGCCCTGCTCTCCGAGGAGATCAGCGCGGCCAACCAGGCGCTGCTCGCCGGGCGCGGGTTCGACCACGCGGCGGACCGGACCCGGACCCTGGTGATCGCCGCCCTGGCCGCGGCGCTGCTGCTCGGCGTGGGCTGCGCGCTGTTCGTGGCCCGGCTGATCATCGTGCCGCTGCGCAAGGTGAGCGGCGTGCTGGACCAGGTCGCCGAGGGTGACCTCTCCGGCGACCCGGACGTGCACCAGCGCGACGAGCTCGGGCACATGGCCGACTCCCTGCGGGCCGCCACCACATCGCTGCGGCAGACCGTGACCGACCTGGCCGCGCACTCCGAGTCGCTGGCCTCCGAGGCCGGCGCGCTCGCCGCCACCAGCAAGCAGAGCACGGTCAGCGCCGAGCAGGGCGCGCAGCAGGCCGCGACGGTCGCCGACTCGGCGGCCACCATGTCGCTGAACATCCAGACCGTGGCGGCCGGCTCGGAGGAGATGGGCGCGTCGATCCGGGAGATCAGCGAGAGCGCCACCCAGGCCGTGCACGTGGCCAACCGGGCGGTCGACGTCACCCGCAACACCAGCGCGGTGATGGCCAAGCTGGGCGAGTCGTCGGCGGAGATCGGTGACGTGATCAAGACGATCACCGCGATCGCCGAGCAGACCAACCTGCTGGCGCTGAACGCCACCATCGAGTCGGCCCGGGCGGGCGAGATGGGCAAGGGCTTCGCGGTGGTCGCGAGCGAGGTCAAGGAGCTGTCCCAGGAGACCGCGCGGGCCACCGAGGACATCGGCCAGCGGGTCGCCGCGATCCAGGCGGACACGGCCGGCGCGATGACCGCGATCCAGGAGATCAGCGAGATCATCCGGCAGATCAACGACTTCCAGACCACCATCGCCTCGGCGGTGGAGGAGCAGACCGTGACCACCCAGGAGATGAGCCGCAACGTCACCGAGGCCGCCGAGGCCGGCTCCCGGGTGGCCGGGACGATCACCGGAGTGGCCGCGTCGGTGCAGCTCACCACGGTCGGCGTGGCCGAGGCGGACCGCGCCGCCACGCACCTGGCCGGGATGTCCAGCGACCTGCGCCAGATCGTCGATCGCTTCCGCCTCTAA
- a CDS encoding ABC transporter permease, whose translation MTGTGKLLRLILRRDRMILPLWVLLLGILPQVYIAGFQKLFTTDAERLAYAHVSASNAGFTGLYGPLSGDSLGELVVWRAGFVPVMIGLAALLTVIRHTRAEEEAGRSDLIRATVVGRWAQLAAALLVTMTGCLVMGLIVTASMIGAGEPAGGSVAFGALFTLSGWLFAGVAAIAAQLTGSARGARMIAVLVLGVSFVLRMGGDISAIGDGRLDWLAWLSPLGWVQKIVPYGENAWWPAILSLLVTAVTLGVAGYLLTKRDLGAGLLAARLGPAHAAAGLSSPLGLAWRLHRGLLLGWTAGFAALGVVFGGVGTSVVDLAEGNSGVSDAFSKIGGTGSVTDAYFATTAGLCGLIVAIYAIQAGLRIRDEEQNGHAELILSTAVGRTSWAASHLLFALFGPAVALAAEGALAGATFGDVGVVLAGSLAQLPAVWVLGSVAVLLIGVLPRFAAVAWGAVAVSLLILLVGGLLEFPQWAMDVSPFTHVPQLPAASFTVVPEIVLIVIAVTLGGVGLAGLRRRDIPA comes from the coding sequence ATGACCGGCACCGGCAAGCTGCTGCGGCTGATCCTGCGCCGGGACCGGATGATCCTGCCGCTCTGGGTGCTGCTGCTCGGCATCCTCCCGCAGGTCTACATCGCGGGCTTTCAGAAACTGTTCACCACCGACGCCGAGCGCTTGGCGTACGCGCACGTCAGCGCGTCCAACGCCGGGTTCACCGGGCTGTACGGGCCGCTCTCCGGGGACAGCCTCGGCGAGCTGGTGGTCTGGCGGGCCGGGTTCGTCCCGGTGATGATCGGGCTGGCCGCGCTGCTCACCGTGATCCGGCACACCCGGGCCGAGGAGGAGGCCGGGCGCAGCGACCTGATCCGGGCCACCGTGGTCGGCCGGTGGGCCCAGCTGGCCGCCGCCCTGCTCGTCACCATGACGGGGTGCCTGGTGATGGGCCTGATCGTGACCGCCTCGATGATCGGGGCGGGGGAGCCGGCCGGCGGCTCGGTGGCGTTCGGCGCGCTGTTCACGCTCAGCGGCTGGCTGTTCGCCGGGGTGGCCGCGATCGCCGCCCAGCTCACCGGCAGCGCCCGGGGCGCCCGGATGATCGCGGTGCTGGTCCTCGGGGTGTCGTTCGTGCTGCGGATGGGCGGCGACATCTCGGCGATCGGGGACGGGCGGCTGGACTGGCTCGCCTGGCTCTCCCCGCTCGGCTGGGTGCAGAAGATCGTGCCGTACGGCGAGAACGCCTGGTGGCCGGCGATCCTGTCGCTGCTCGTCACGGCGGTGACCCTGGGCGTGGCGGGTTACCTGCTCACCAAGCGGGACCTGGGCGCCGGGCTGCTCGCCGCCCGCCTCGGCCCGGCCCACGCCGCAGCCGGGCTGTCCTCGCCGCTCGGCCTGGCCTGGCGGCTGCACCGCGGGCTGCTGCTCGGCTGGACCGCCGGGTTCGCCGCGCTGGGTGTGGTGTTCGGCGGGGTCGGCACCAGCGTGGTGGACCTGGCCGAGGGCAACAGCGGGGTGAGCGACGCCTTCAGCAAGATCGGCGGCACCGGGTCGGTGACCGACGCCTACTTCGCGACGACCGCCGGGCTCTGTGGACTGATCGTGGCGATCTACGCGATCCAGGCCGGGTTGCGGATCCGCGACGAGGAGCAGAACGGGCATGCCGAGCTGATCCTGAGCACCGCCGTCGGGCGCACCTCGTGGGCCGCGAGCCATCTGCTGTTCGCGCTGTTCGGGCCGGCCGTGGCGCTGGCGGCCGAGGGGGCACTGGCCGGGGCGACCTTCGGCGACGTCGGGGTGGTGCTGGCCGGGTCGCTGGCCCAGTTGCCGGCCGTCTGGGTGCTCGGGTCGGTTGCCGTGCTGCTGATCGGGGTGCTGCCCCGGTTCGCGGCGGTGGCCTGGGGCGCGGTGGCGGTGTCGCTGCTGATTCTGCTGGTCGGTGGGCTGCTGGAGTTCCCGCAGTGGGCGATGGACGTCTCGCCGTTCACGCACGTGCCGCAGCTGCCGGCGGCGAGCTTCACGGTCGTACCGGAAATTGTTTTGATCGTGATTGCCGTGACGCTCGGCGGTGTCGGACTCGCCGGACTGCGGCGCCGGGACATCCCGGCGTGA